A region from the Pungitius pungitius chromosome 16, fPunPun2.1, whole genome shotgun sequence genome encodes:
- the LOC134102859 gene encoding acetyl-CoA acetyltransferase, mitochondrial isoform X1, which yields MSSSGLLTMRTQLCKRLAHKYLSRTYTSRPSLNDVVIVSAVRTPMGSFRGSLAAVPATRLGSIAIKGAVDKAGIAPEEVKEVYMGNVLQAGEGQAPTRQALLGAGLTLSTPATTINKVCASGMKAIMMASQSLMCGHQDVMVAGGMESMSNVPYVMSRDTPTYGGVRMEDIIVKDGLTDVYNKFHMGNCAENTAKNSSISREEQDAHAISSYSRSKAAYESGVLAREIVPVSIPQRGKPDLVVSEDEEWRRVDFSKVPKLKAVFQKENGTVTAANASTLNDGAAALVLMTADAAKRLNVTPLARIVSFADAAVAPIDFPIAPAFAVPKVLDAAGLKKDDIAMWEINEAFSVVVLANIKMLDIDPEKVNVNGGAVSLGHPIGMSGARIVGHMVHSLKSGQYGLAGICNGGGGASSILIQKM from the exons ATGTCATCTAGTGGACTTTTGACCATGCGCACGCAACTTTGTAAACGCCTG GCTCATAAGTACCTCTCTAGAACCTACACGTCTCGCCCGTCGCTCAAT GATGTCGTCATCGTTAGTGCAGTCCGCACTCCGATGGGCTCCTTCAGAGGCAGCTTGGCAGCGGTGCCCGCCACCAGACTGGGCTCCATCGCCATAAAGGGAGCCGTAGACAAGGCAG GAATTGCtccagaggaggtgaaggaagtCTACATGGGCAACGTGCTTCAGGCAGGAGAAGGGCAGGCCCCCACAAGACAAGCCTTGCTTGGAGCAG GCTTGACCCTCAGCACTCCAGCAACCACCATCAACAAAGTCTGTGCCTCTGGGATGAAGGCCATCATGATGGCATCTCAGAGTCTAATGTGTGGACACCAG GACGTGATGGTGGCAGGAGGCATGGAGAGCATGTCCAACGTACCTTATGTGATGTCCAGAGATACCCCAACCTATGGCGGAGTTAGGATGGAAGACATCATTGTCAAGGATGGCCTCACTGATGTCTACAACAAATTCCACATG GGCAACTGTGCAGAGAACACAGCAAAgaacagcagcatcagcagggaGGAGCAGGACGCACACGCCATCAGCTCGTACAGCCGCAGCAAAGCGGCGTACGAGTCCGGCGTGCTGGCCAGGGAGATCGTGCCAGTTAGCATTCCCCAGAGAG GCAAACCTGATTTGGTTGTGTCCGAGGATGAAGAGTGGAGGCGGGTCGACTTCAGCAAAGTTCCCAAACTGAAGGCAGTGTTCCAGAAAGAGAATG GCACAGTGACGGCGGCCAATGCCAGCACACTGAACGATGGGGCAGCTGCTCTCGTTTTAATGACTGCAGATGCTGCGAAGAGACTCAACGTCACGCCACTGGCAAGGATTGTTT CTTTTGCTGATGCTGCTGTCGCACCCATTGATTTCCCCATTGCTCCTGCATTCGCTGTACCAAAG gtcctGGATGCAGCAGGGTTGAAGAAGGATGACATCGCCATGTGGGAGATCAACGAGGCGTTCAGCGTGGTTGTTCTGGCCAACATCAAGATGTTGGACATTGACCCTGAGAAAGTCAACGTGAACGGGGGTGCCGTGTCACTGGGACACCCCATTGG GATGTCTGGGGCGAGGATCGTGGGCCACATGGTGCACAGCCTGAAGTCTGGCCAATACGGACTGGCAGGCATCTGcaatggaggaggtggagcgtCATCTATTCTGATCcagaaaatgtag